Proteins from a genomic interval of Echeneis naucrates chromosome 21, fEcheNa1.1, whole genome shotgun sequence:
- the LOC115062141 gene encoding p53-induced death domain-containing protein 1 — MPNKAQEDAVINLKTMQELSSQLGFEWTVLAYELDFNRAEIGRFHSRSTEKRAQARAMLESWYEKSWDKPNKTKLLQDGLERAGRRDLAERLRCLHWGHQKLSRMVELPSAFPFLITVHKTIDNHDGLRRINDLNRRYT; from the exons ATGCCCAACAAAGCCCAAGAG GATGCTGTAATTAACCTGAAGACAATGCAGGAGCTTTCCAGTCAGCTCGGTTTTGAGTGGACAGTTTTGGCATATGAGCTTGACTTCAACAGAGCTGAGATAGGAAGGTTCCACTCCAGATCTACAGAGAAGCGCGCTCAGGCCAGAGCCATGTTGGAAAGCTG GTATGAGAAGTCATGGGACAAGCCGAATAAGACCAAGCTGCTGCAAGATGGACTGGAGCGGGCGGGTAGACGTGACCTGGCTGAAAGGTTGCGCTGCCTCCATTGGGGCCACCAGAAGCTGAGTCGCATGGTGGAGCTACCCTCTGCCTTCCCCTTCCTCATCACAGTGCACAAGACCATCGACAACCATGACGGACTCCGCAGGATCAATGACCTCAACCGCAGATACACTTGA
- the slain1a gene encoding SLAIN motif-containing protein 1a gives MTLCHRLDQDVGRRHAAISPQSSLDSEVGVSELEDDSISMSYKLQDMTDVEVMARLQEESLRQDYASTSATATATVSRRSSSFSLHSLRRSEMDLEEEDEEDEGYDQLPPPQPRLFRTGSMQRGNLPHSHTFSSIRDCRRSSTTPQFSLSGLSQYSGPSSLTTETHSVYRNSTDKLRRSMPNLIRAPSMPSVPSIPCLASPVTPPSHGPSSLPTISSLRSSQSFDSSSGLARLQSSIPSPGQLTQRVQSVANFPTTPRHPLKATAYVSPTVQQGPTSSSLSTSTSLHAIPSSIALPQPLKPSSSLVPQPLKASANQPAAPRSSLPRPASFVGTSGVPRASKLAPPTRSLLTPPKSLAALSALRDGSWKDGCY, from the exons ATGACCCTCTGTCACAGACTGGACCAAG atgtgGGTCGCCGGCACGCAGCAATCAGTCCCCAGTCTTCCCTGGACAGCGAAGTGGGTGtttcagagctggaggatgactCCATCTCTATGAGCTACAAACTACAGGACATGACAGACGTGGAGGTCATGGCACGACTTCAGGAGGAGA GTCTCCGGCAGGACTATGCCTCTACCTCAGcaacagccacagccacagtcAGCCGTCGGAGCTCCAGCTTCTCATTACACTCCCTGAGGCGCAGCGAGATGgatctggaggaggaggatgaggaggatgaagggtACGACCAGCTCCCCCCCCCACAGCCTCGACTGTTCCGCACAGGGTCTATGCAGAGGGGCAACCTGCCCCACTCTCACACCTTCTCCAGTATCAGAGACTGCAGACGCAGCTCGACCACCCCTCAGTTTTCACTCAGTGGACTCTCCCAGTATTCTGGGCCTTCCAGCCTGACCACGGAAACACACTCAGTATACAGGAATAGCACAG ACAAACTACGGAGAAGCATGCCAAACTTGATCCGAGCTCCCAGCATGCCCAGCGTTCCCAGTATTCCTTGTCTGGCATCTCCTGTCACACCCCCCTCCCACGGCCCCTCCTCCTTACCAACGATATCCTCCCTCCGGAGCAGCCAGAGCTTTGACTCATCAAGTGGGCTCGCACGGCTCCAGTCCTCCA ttccCTCCCCGGGCCAGCTCACTCAGCGAGTCCAAAGTGTGGCGAACTTCCCCACCACTCCCAGACACCCGCTAAAAGCCACAGCGTACGTGAGCCCCACAGTGCAGCAGGGCCCCACCTCCAGCTCTCTGTCCACCTCTACCAGTCTGCACGCCATCCCGAGCAGCATCGCACTGCCTCAGCCCCTCAAACCCAGCAGCAGTCTGGTACCACAGCCCCTAAAGGCCAGCGCCAACCAGCCGGCTGCCCCCCGCAGCTCCCTTCCCCGCCCGGCCTCCTTTGTTGGTACAAGTGGTGTTCCACGTGCAAGTAAACTTGCCCCCCCCACACGCag TTTGCTGACCCCCCCAAAGAGCCTGGCTGCCCTGAGTGCCCTGAGGGATGGCAGCTGGAAAGACGGCTGCTACTGA
- the kbtbd7 gene encoding kelch repeat and BTB domain-containing protein 7: MASALSCFSGPEVLEDVNHARGLMTELKSLYDCRLLGDVTIGVECEGESPGRGTETTGGSIDQLFLCSRNVLAAASPYFKSMFTGGLNESVQERVVIRGVDAESMSVIIDYCYTGRVTITEGNVQRLYGAANMLQLEYIRKACSSFMTRRLDLSNCVGILKFADTYDNPELKENAQAFIARNFSQVSSGGELCELDLTQLKELLSLDTLDVDCERKVCSAALQWIEANATEKKEDALQALKCVRWNLFTEKDKCYLESLMARPFMEKYLATFFNGSAEDGCGMPTTQDVPKHRIGVNAKEMILFFGLPNDNIMCCDPYSEDLYFMAPPLEDLSSQDYKRSTMESLIACATPENNLYLASHLSKHFWLYNPVLNSWQELAERPLGRIHSGMGYLNGHVYLLGGRNPVTDTRLKEVECYSVQRNQWTFVAPLPHSLGKMQVVALNDHLYVVNKRRMLCYDPKRNRWRHCGSLRRDKLHKACVFQDQIICVCDIPVVKAYSPNRGEWKRLGDIPIDSRALNYQVIQHNNKLLLLTQTLLQHNKNRVLIHEYDPARDTWKNVMAVYVSTLGPVCVSTRVYPTCLGSAHSFSAEEDDDSGSSADWDFDGLTDADSDSGSSSSFSDENW; encoded by the coding sequence ATGGCTTCGGCCCTGAGTTGCTTCAGCGGTCCGGAGGTGCTGGAGGACGTGAACCACGCTCGGGGTCTGATGACCGAGCTGAAGTCGCTGTACGACTGCCGGCTGCTCGGGGACGTGACCATCGGGGTGGAGTGCGAAGGGGAGTCGCCGGGACGCGGCACCGAGACCACCGGGGGGAGCATCGACCAACTTTTCCTCTGCAGCCGCAACGTCCTCGCCGCCGCCAGCCCTTATTTCAAGAGCATGTTCACCGGGGGGCTGAACGAGAGCGTCCAGGAGAGGGTGGTCATCCGCGGGGTGGACGCCGAGTCCATGTCGGTCATCATCGACTACTGCTACACCGGCAGGGTGACCATCACGGAGGGAAACGTGCAGCGGCTGTACGGGGCGGCCAACATGCTTCAGCTGGAGTACATCAGGAAGGCTTGCTCCAGCTTCATGACCAGGAGGCTGGATCTCTCCAACTGCGTGGGCATCCTGAAATTTGCAGACACCTACGACAATCCTGAGCTGAAGGAGAACGCACAAGCCTTCATAGCCAGAAACTTCAGCCAGGTGTCCAGCGGAGGGGAGCTCTGTGAGCTGGATTTGACgcagctgaaggagctgctgtcTCTGGACACTTTGGATgtggactgtgagaggaagGTGTGCTCAGCTGCCCTGCAGTGGATCGAGGCGAATGCAACGGAGAAAAAGGAGGATGCATTACAAGCACTGAAGTGCGTACGCTGGAACTTGTTTACTGAGAAGGACAAGTGTTACCTGGAGAGCCTCATGGCAAGACCTTTCATGGAGAAATACCTTGCAACTTTTTTCAACGGGTCTGCAGAGGATGGCTGTGGGATGCCCACAACGCAGGATGTACCAAAACACAGAATAGGCGTGAACGCAAAAGAGATGATCCTCTTCTTCGGCCTTCCCAACGACAACATAATGTGCTGTGACCCGTACTCAGAGGACCTGTACTTCATGGCCCCTCCTTTAGAAGACCTCAGCAGTCAGGACTACAAACGATCCACCATGGAGTCCTTAATCGCCTGTGCCACACCTGAAAACAACCTGTACCTAGCCTCCCATCTCTCCAAGCACTTCTGGCTGTATAATCCTGTGCTCAACAGCTGGCAGGAGTTGGCAGAGAGGCCACTGGGGAGGATCCACTCTGGGATGGGCTACCTCAACGGCCACGTGTACCTTTTGGGAGGAAGAAACCCTGTGACAGACACCAGACTGAAGGAGGTTGAGTGCTACAGTGTCCAGAGGAACCAGTGGACGTTTGTGGCTCCTCTGCCTCATTCTTTGGGAAAAATGCAGGTGGTGGCATTAAATGACCACCTATATGTGGTAAACAAGAGGAGGATGCTTTGCTATGATCCCAAAAGGAACCGGTGGCGCCACTGTGGGTCACTAAGGAGAGACAAGCTTCATAAGGCCTGCGTATTTCAGGACCAgatcatttgtgtgtgtgatatccCTGTGGTGAAAGCTTACAGCCCCAACAGGGGGGAATGGAAAAGGTTGGGTGACATTCCTATTGACAGCCGGGCTCTTAACTATCAGGTAATCCAGCACAACAacaagctgctgctcctcactCAGACTTTGCTgcagcacaacaaaaacagggtCCTGATCCATGAGTACGACCCGGCCAGGGACACCTGGAAGAACGTCATGGCAGTGTATGTGTCCACCCTGGGGCCTGTGTGCGTTTCAACACGCGTGTACCCAACGTGCCTGGGCTCCGCTCACAGCTTCTCTGCAGAGGAGGACGACGACAGCGGCTCCAGTGCTGACTGGGACTTCGATGGGCTGACAGATGCGGACTCTGACTCTGGGAGCTCTAGTTCTTTCTCAGATGAGAACTGGTAG